The Tistrella mobilis genome window below encodes:
- a CDS encoding acyl-CoA desaturase — MSSDTPTSGSARPGARSGQDPRLRRAQARHAFAILVLPAIGSLIAIGLAIHEGSVPAAALVILAVSYIATYAGITVGLHRLFAHRAFETRPWLRAVFAVLGCMAAQGPAIYWAANHRVHHIRSDRDGDPHSPRIADGRQLGRWEGFWHAQAGWTFSHRPADVFAVTRDLTRDRLLMWINQRYLWWVALGLVLPTLAGALAIGGIRGAVLGLLWGGAVRLTLSYHFTNAINSLTHMIGTRPFGGRNTSTNLWPIALPTLGEAWHNNHHAFPTSARFGLAVWELDIGWWIIRSLEAVGLAWNVRRPLPESIRAKRAAAAAGMQVDDDDRVTA, encoded by the coding sequence ATGTCGTCTGACACGCCGACCAGCGGATCGGCCCGCCCCGGTGCCCGGAGCGGCCAGGATCCGCGCCTCAGGCGGGCACAGGCCCGCCACGCCTTCGCGATCCTGGTGCTGCCCGCCATCGGCAGCCTGATCGCCATCGGCCTTGCCATCCACGAGGGCAGTGTGCCGGCCGCAGCCCTGGTCATTCTGGCCGTCTCTTACATTGCGACTTATGCCGGCATCACCGTCGGGCTGCACCGGCTGTTCGCCCATCGCGCTTTCGAGACCAGGCCCTGGCTGCGCGCGGTCTTCGCCGTGCTCGGCTGCATGGCGGCCCAGGGACCCGCGATCTACTGGGCGGCCAATCACCGGGTTCATCATATCCGGTCGGACCGTGACGGCGACCCGCACAGCCCGCGAATCGCAGACGGGCGGCAGCTGGGGCGCTGGGAAGGGTTCTGGCACGCCCAGGCCGGCTGGACCTTCAGCCATCGGCCGGCCGACGTCTTTGCGGTCACCCGCGACCTGACCCGCGACCGGCTGCTGATGTGGATCAACCAGCGCTATCTGTGGTGGGTGGCGCTGGGGCTGGTTCTGCCCACGCTGGCCGGTGCGCTCGCCATCGGCGGCATCCGGGGCGCGGTGCTGGGCCTGCTCTGGGGCGGCGCAGTGCGGCTGACCCTCAGCTATCACTTCACCAATGCGATCAATTCACTCACCCACATGATCGGCACCCGGCCCTTCGGCGGCCGGAACACATCGACCAATCTGTGGCCGATCGCCCTGCCGACCCTGGGGGAGGCCTGGCACAACAACCACCATGCCTTCCCCACCTCCGCCCGCTTCGGCCTGGCGGTGTGGGAGCTGGATATCGGCTGGTGGATCATCCGCAGCCTGGAAGCCGTGGGGCTTGCCTGGAACGTCCGCCGCCCCCTGCCCGAGAGCATCCGCGCCAAGCGCGCCGCAGCCGCTGCAGGCATGCAGGTCGACGACGACGACCGTGTGACGGCCTGA
- a CDS encoding class I SAM-dependent methyltransferase: MSPDTNQIHPTSPAGGHPGTSSDALRSHYDIGTDFFGLWLDPSLTYSCALYEAGDTDDPAGFLAAQTRKLDFHIDQAHAAGAARVLDIGCGWGSMMRRLAERGAGHVTGMTMTEAHRTHVESFGDPRLEVALTPWAGFEPEAPYDAIVSLEAFEHFARLDSTEAEKKAGYRAFFERAHSWLKPGGRMSIQTIVYGRATKADFSAFCAAEVFPDSDLPRLHEIMEGCDRLFEVERLRCDRQMYVRTFQSWLDGLRANRAAAEAIVGPAVVDRFEKYCGVFMIGFHTGAMNLARIGFRKAG, encoded by the coding sequence ATGTCACCTGATACCAACCAGATCCATCCCACCAGCCCTGCCGGCGGCCACCCCGGCACGTCGTCGGACGCGCTGCGCTCGCATTACGACATCGGGACCGACTTCTTCGGTCTGTGGCTCGACCCGTCGCTGACCTATTCCTGCGCCCTGTACGAGGCCGGCGACACCGATGATCCGGCGGGCTTCCTGGCTGCCCAGACCCGCAAGCTGGATTTCCATATCGATCAGGCCCATGCCGCCGGTGCGGCGCGGGTGCTGGATATCGGCTGCGGCTGGGGCTCGATGATGCGGCGCCTGGCTGAACGCGGCGCAGGCCACGTCACCGGCATGACCATGACCGAAGCCCATCGCACCCATGTCGAGAGTTTCGGCGATCCGCGCCTTGAGGTCGCCCTCACCCCCTGGGCGGGGTTCGAGCCCGAAGCGCCCTATGACGCCATCGTGTCGCTGGAAGCCTTCGAACACTTCGCCCGGCTCGATTCGACCGAGGCGGAGAAGAAGGCCGGCTATCGCGCCTTCTTCGAACGCGCCCATTCCTGGCTGAAGCCCGGCGGGCGGATGTCGATCCAGACGATCGTCTACGGCCGGGCGACCAAGGCCGATTTCAGCGCCTTCTGCGCCGCCGAAGTCTTCCCGGACAGCGACCTGCCGCGCCTGCACGAGATCATGGAAGGCTGCGACCGCCTGTTCGAGGTGGAGCGCCTGCGGTGTGACCGCCAGATGTATGTCCGCACCTTCCAGAGCTGGCTCGACGGGCTTCGGGCCAATCGCGCGGCGGCCGAGGCCATCGTCGGTCCCGCCGTGGTCGATCGGTTCGAGAAGTATTGCGGCGTGTTCATGATCGGTTTCCACACCGGCGCCATGAACCTGGCCCGCATCGGCTTCCGCAAGGCAGGCTGA
- a CDS encoding acyl-CoA dehydrogenase family protein: MEPAWSAQEELRIFRHAVRGFLATEFVPRLGAWRAQGIVDREAWTAAGSMGLLLTEHDPDLGGGGGSFATEAIVYEELARIGDTSFCKGVHECCAGYIRAYGTPEQRRRWLPDLAAGRRIGAIAMTEPGNGSDLKAVRTTALPHGDHYLVSGSKTFISNGASADLILLVATVDPTAGAKGITLLVLETDDLPGFRRGRRLAKMGQCGQDTAELFFDEMIVPAANRLGATDGMGFGQLMSQLAYERLIIAVQAVTFAERALALAVDHAMTRETFGRPLIDHQALRFTLADARTEAHTGRVLVDDCITRIIQGRLDAETAAMAKLWTTEMQGRVVDACLQVFGGAGYMAEHPLAQMYVDARAQRIYAGSNEVMKEIVARGLAALKGSPQ; encoded by the coding sequence ATGGAACCCGCCTGGTCGGCCCAGGAAGAACTGCGCATCTTCCGCCATGCCGTACGCGGCTTCCTGGCCACGGAATTCGTCCCCCGGCTGGGCGCCTGGCGTGCGCAGGGCATCGTCGACCGCGAAGCCTGGACGGCAGCGGGAAGCATGGGCCTGCTTTTGACCGAGCACGACCCGGATCTGGGCGGCGGCGGCGGCAGTTTCGCAACCGAGGCGATCGTCTACGAGGAGCTGGCGCGGATCGGCGACACATCCTTCTGCAAGGGCGTGCATGAATGCTGCGCCGGCTATATCCGCGCCTATGGCACACCAGAACAGCGGCGCCGCTGGCTGCCCGATCTCGCTGCCGGCCGGCGGATCGGGGCCATCGCGATGACCGAGCCCGGCAACGGATCGGACCTGAAGGCCGTGCGCACCACCGCCCTGCCGCATGGCGACCATTACCTGGTCTCCGGCTCCAAAACCTTCATTTCCAACGGGGCTTCGGCCGATCTGATCCTGCTGGTGGCGACCGTCGATCCGACGGCAGGCGCAAAGGGCATCACCCTGCTGGTGCTGGAAACCGACGACCTGCCCGGTTTCCGCCGCGGCCGGCGGCTTGCGAAGATGGGCCAGTGCGGCCAGGACACCGCGGAACTGTTCTTCGACGAGATGATCGTACCGGCCGCCAACCGGCTGGGGGCGACGGATGGTATGGGCTTCGGCCAGTTGATGTCGCAGCTGGCCTATGAGCGGCTGATCATCGCCGTGCAGGCGGTGACCTTCGCCGAGCGTGCCCTTGCGCTTGCCGTGGACCACGCCATGACCCGCGAGACCTTCGGCCGGCCGCTGATCGACCATCAGGCGCTGCGCTTCACCCTGGCCGATGCCCGCACCGAAGCCCATACCGGCCGGGTGCTGGTCGATGACTGCATCACCCGCATCATTCAGGGCCGGCTGGATGCCGAAACCGCGGCCATGGCGAAGCTCTGGACCACCGAGATGCAGGGCCGGGTGGTCGATGCCTGCCTGCAGGTCTTCGGCGGGGCGGGCTATATGGCCGAACACCCGCTGGCGCAGATGTATGTCGATGCCCGCGCCCAGCGGATCTATGCCGGCTCCAACGAGGTGATGAAGGAAATCGTCGCCCGCGGCCTGGCTGCGCTCAAAGGATCCCCGCAATGA
- a CDS encoding glycine--tRNA ligase subunit alpha, giving the protein MATERKGAPSFQEIILRLQHYWSERGCVIMQPYDMEVGAGTFHPATTLRALGPDAWNAAYVQPSRRPSDGRYGENPNRLQHYYQFQVIMKPSPENLQELYLGSLAVLGIDPLVHDIRFVEDDWESPTLGAWGLGWEVWCDGMEVSQFTYFQQVGGIECEPVSGELTYGLERLAMFIQGVENIYDLAYNDRGVRYGDIFLRAERDYSAHNFEQADTGMLFRHFADAEAECARLLAARLAQPAYDQCIKASHLFNLLDARGVISVTERAAYIGRVRALAKGCCEAWIAGSPSVSAAGKA; this is encoded by the coding sequence ATGGCGACAGAGCGCAAAGGCGCGCCGTCTTTCCAGGAGATCATTCTCCGTCTCCAGCACTATTGGTCGGAGCGGGGCTGCGTCATCATGCAGCCCTATGACATGGAAGTCGGCGCAGGAACTTTCCATCCGGCCACCACGCTCAGGGCACTTGGCCCCGATGCCTGGAACGCGGCCTATGTCCAGCCGTCGCGCCGGCCCTCCGACGGTCGTTACGGCGAGAATCCCAACCGGCTGCAGCATTATTACCAGTTCCAGGTGATCATGAAGCCGTCGCCCGAGAACCTGCAGGAGCTGTATCTGGGCAGCCTGGCGGTTCTGGGGATCGATCCGCTGGTCCATGACATCCGCTTCGTCGAGGACGACTGGGAGAGCCCGACGCTGGGCGCCTGGGGGCTCGGCTGGGAGGTCTGGTGCGACGGCATGGAGGTGTCGCAGTTCACCTATTTCCAGCAGGTCGGCGGCATCGAATGCGAGCCGGTCTCGGGTGAGCTGACCTATGGCCTGGAACGCCTGGCGATGTTCATCCAGGGCGTGGAGAACATCTACGACCTGGCCTATAACGACCGCGGCGTGCGTTACGGCGACATCTTCCTCAGGGCCGAGCGCGACTATTCGGCACATAATTTCGAGCAGGCCGATACCGGCATGCTGTTCCGGCACTTCGCCGATGCCGAGGCCGAATGCGCCCGCCTGCTGGCTGCACGTCTGGCCCAGCCGGCCTACGACCAGTGCATCAAGGCCAGCCACCTCTTCAACCTGCTGGATGCGCGCGGCGTGATCAGCGTCACCGAGCGTGCGGCCTATATCGGCCGGGTGCGGGCGCTGGCCAAGGGGTGCTGCGAGGCCTGGATCGCGGGCAGCCCCTCCGTCTCTGCCGCCGGAAAGGCCTGA
- a CDS encoding acyl carrier protein, translating into MNTQTTLPGAQQAAPGAQAATRPDAAAIEAWLVDYLADRLGRDRSEIRRTERFERMGVDSLAVVSMTGELEEWLGRKVEPTLAYDHPTVQDLAAALAG; encoded by the coding sequence ATGAACACCCAGACCACGCTTCCTGGTGCCCAGCAGGCCGCCCCTGGTGCCCAGGCGGCCACCCGCCCCGATGCCGCGGCCATCGAGGCCTGGCTCGTCGATTATCTGGCCGACCGCCTTGGCCGCGATCGCTCCGAGATCCGCCGGACCGAACGCTTCGAGCGCATGGGCGTCGATTCGCTCGCCGTGGTCTCGATGACCGGGGAACTGGAAGAGTGGCTCGGCCGCAAGGTGGAGCCCACGCTCGCCTACGATCACCCCACCGTCCAGGATCTTGCAGCCGCCCTTGCCGGCTGA
- a CDS encoding tRNA1(Val) (adenine(37)-N6)-methyltransferase yields MTVITAFGLDEALARQGIDPATVSLDHLLGRRVRLVQFIDGYRAAVDPVLLAAAVPAEPGQRVLDLGLGAGAASLCLAARVPGLALVGVERHGGAAALARVNAGLAGAALTVVETDVGARLSGAEDPRAQPFDHVLTNPPFLEDIRAAPPPDPGRRAAHVEDGIGLDAWIAAGLKRLKPGGSFTIVMRADRLAGILTALTGPAGDIRVLPVHTVDDGRPAKRVIVQARKGRRAPLTLLAPLVLAGEGRNWTPTVRAVLEEAAALSLDAPPRR; encoded by the coding sequence GTGACCGTGATCACCGCCTTCGGCCTCGACGAGGCGCTCGCCCGCCAGGGCATCGATCCGGCGACGGTCAGTCTCGACCATCTTCTGGGCCGGCGGGTGCGGCTGGTCCAGTTCATCGACGGCTATCGTGCGGCGGTCGATCCGGTGCTGCTGGCCGCCGCCGTGCCGGCCGAGCCGGGGCAGCGGGTGCTGGATCTGGGGCTGGGGGCCGGTGCGGCCAGCCTTTGCCTTGCGGCCCGGGTGCCCGGGCTGGCGCTGGTCGGCGTGGAGCGTCATGGTGGTGCGGCGGCGCTCGCCCGGGTGAATGCCGGGCTTGCCGGCGCAGCCCTGACGGTGGTGGAGACGGATGTCGGGGCCCGGCTGTCCGGGGCGGAGGATCCGCGCGCGCAGCCCTTCGATCATGTTCTGACCAACCCGCCCTTTCTTGAGGACATCCGCGCCGCCCCGCCGCCCGATCCGGGCCGCCGTGCCGCCCATGTCGAGGACGGCATCGGTCTCGATGCCTGGATCGCGGCCGGTCTGAAGCGGCTGAAGCCCGGCGGCAGTTTCACCATCGTGATGCGGGCCGACCGGCTGGCCGGCATCCTGACGGCGCTGACCGGCCCGGCCGGCGACATCCGGGTTCTGCCGGTCCACACGGTGGACGATGGCCGGCCGGCCAAGCGGGTGATCGTTCAGGCCCGCAAGGGACGACGGGCACCGCTTACCCTGCTGGCGCCGCTGGTCCTGGCGGGGGAGGGGCGGAACTGGACGCCGACGGTCCGGGCCGTGCTCGAAGAGGCGGCCGCCCTGTCGCTTGACGCACCGCCCCGGCGTTGA
- a CDS encoding polyprenyl synthetase family protein produces the protein MDARAHSSQEVLSTLQALVADDLKRVNQVIIDNMQSQVGLIPQLAGHIVSSGGKRLRPLLLLMSARLCGYTGDRHVPLAACVEFIHTATLLHDDVVDESELRRGKATANAVFGNKASVLVGDFLFSRAFQLMTRDGSLEVLRILSDASAVIAEGEVMQLLTSNDLETDEAAYLRVIESKTAKLFEAACQIGPVVAERPDADIEALARYGMALGVIFQLTDDLLDYSAEQAALGKTIGDDFREGKITLPVIVAHERGDAEERAFWSRTMEELDQREGDLEHAIGLMRRHDAFGETLRRAETYGEIARASLQGFADGIERRTLDDLISFCIARGF, from the coding sequence GTGGATGCGCGCGCACACTCCTCGCAAGAGGTCCTCTCGACCCTTCAGGCTCTGGTGGCAGATGACCTGAAGCGTGTCAATCAGGTCATCATCGACAACATGCAGAGCCAGGTGGGGCTCATCCCCCAGCTGGCCGGCCACATCGTGTCGTCCGGCGGCAAGCGGCTCAGGCCCCTGCTGCTGCTGATGTCGGCCAGGCTCTGCGGCTATACCGGCGACCGCCATGTGCCGCTGGCGGCCTGTGTGGAATTCATCCACACCGCCACGCTGCTTCATGACGATGTCGTGGACGAAAGCGAGCTGCGGCGCGGCAAGGCCACCGCCAATGCGGTCTTCGGCAACAAGGCCAGCGTGCTGGTCGGCGACTTCCTGTTCAGCCGGGCCTTCCAGCTGATGACCCGCGACGGCTCGCTGGAGGTGCTGCGCATCCTCTCGGATGCTTCGGCGGTGATTGCGGAAGGCGAGGTGATGCAGCTGCTCACCTCCAACGACCTCGAAACCGACGAGGCCGCCTATCTCCGCGTCATCGAAAGCAAGACCGCCAAGCTGTTCGAGGCCGCCTGCCAGATCGGCCCGGTGGTCGCCGAGCGCCCGGATGCGGACATCGAAGCCCTGGCCCGCTACGGCATGGCACTGGGCGTGATCTTCCAGCTGACCGACGACCTTCTCGACTATTCGGCAGAACAGGCGGCACTGGGCAAGACCATCGGCGACGACTTCCGCGAGGGCAAGATCACCCTGCCGGTCATCGTGGCCCATGAGCGGGGCGATGCGGAAGAACGTGCCTTCTGGTCGCGGACCATGGAAGAGCTGGATCAGCGCGAAGGCGATCTGGAACACGCCATCGGGCTGATGCGCCGCCACGACGCTTTCGGTGAAACCCTGCGTCGTGCCGAGACTTACGGCGAGATCGCCCGCGCCTCTCTGCAGGGCTTCGCCGATGGGATCGAGCGCCGCACCCTGGACGATCTGATCTCGTTCTGCATCGCTCGCGGTTTCTGA
- a CDS encoding DUF2007 domain-containing protein, producing MDVVLLTTDPVRLSWARAVLAAEGIETLVFDEQMSLAEGSIGAFPRRLMVDDLLAPRARNLLDEAAQALGETGPISAPPRRNPSGAADGPGSAAGGLAGLVARVLGPRR from the coding sequence ATGGATGTCGTATTGCTGACCACCGATCCGGTACGCCTGTCCTGGGCGCGCGCGGTTCTGGCCGCTGAAGGCATCGAGACCCTGGTCTTCGACGAACAGATGAGCCTCGCCGAAGGTTCCATCGGCGCCTTCCCGCGCCGGCTGATGGTGGATGATCTCCTGGCGCCGCGCGCCCGCAACCTGCTGGACGAAGCGGCACAGGCATTGGGGGAAACCGGGCCGATCTCAGCGCCGCCCCGCAGGAACCCTTCCGGGGCCGCGGATGGCCCGGGTTCTGCCGCCGGCGGTCTGGCCGGCCTGGTCGCACGGGTTCTGGGTCCCCGGCGGTGA
- a CDS encoding fatty acyl-AMP ligase, translating to MTTDTTATTLVHRLEDLARNRGDALAYVFLADGEREQARIDYAGLNARARAIARGLLAVAEPGDRALLLHQPGMGFIEAFFGCLVAGLVAVPAYPPRRNQSLDRLGAIVSGCGARVILIAGDQRAQLEPRLAEAGAEGAGAIAAARILATDEMATRAEDLLPHAPAVGPDDLAFLQYTSGSTGDPKGVMVSHGALAANQRLIRRAMGHGPETVFAGWLPLYHDMGLVGNLLQPLWLGIPSVLMAPAAFLQKPMRWLRAISDWKATTAGSPDFGYDLCVRRFRPDLCEGLDLSSWTVAYNGAEPVRAETLERFARTFAPYGFRAEAFYPCYGMAETTLMISGGSQGIAPPVIDVDGGALDLGRVVPPVPDAIIPPRRLVGCGRPGEGLAVAIADPETGRPLPEGRIGEILVTGTSLARGYWQRPELTEDVFGARLPGDDRRWLRTGDLGCRIDGELYVTGRIKELIIIRGRNHYPQDVETAITAACPDLAAGAAAAVSVDGPHGEMVVAMIEAERERMRRLDGPEIFADAVEAVAAALELRLDRLVILRPNTILRTSSGKIRRREMRARLLAGMLDPLWDSAVREPARQPEAAEA from the coding sequence ATGACCACCGATACCACCGCCACCACCCTGGTCCATCGCCTTGAAGACCTGGCCCGCAACCGCGGCGACGCGCTGGCCTATGTCTTCCTGGCCGATGGCGAGCGCGAACAGGCCCGGATCGACTATGCCGGGCTGAATGCCCGCGCCCGGGCGATCGCCCGCGGCCTGCTGGCGGTGGCGGAACCGGGAGACCGGGCCCTGCTGCTGCATCAGCCGGGCATGGGGTTCATCGAGGCCTTTTTCGGCTGTCTGGTCGCCGGTCTGGTGGCGGTGCCGGCCTATCCGCCGCGCCGCAACCAGTCGCTCGACCGGCTGGGCGCCATCGTTTCGGGCTGCGGTGCCCGGGTGATCCTGATCGCCGGTGACCAGCGCGCCCAGCTGGAACCGCGCCTTGCCGAGGCCGGCGCCGAGGGGGCCGGCGCGATCGCCGCTGCCCGGATCCTGGCGACCGACGAGATGGCAACCCGGGCCGAAGACCTGTTACCGCATGCGCCCGCCGTCGGCCCCGACGATCTCGCCTTCCTGCAATACACCTCGGGCTCGACCGGCGACCCCAAGGGCGTGATGGTCAGCCACGGCGCGCTTGCGGCCAATCAGCGGCTGATCCGCCGCGCCATGGGCCATGGGCCCGAGACGGTGTTCGCCGGCTGGCTGCCGCTCTATCACGATATGGGGCTGGTCGGGAATCTGCTCCAGCCGCTCTGGCTGGGCATTCCGTCGGTGCTGATGGCGCCCGCCGCCTTCCTGCAGAAGCCGATGCGCTGGCTGCGGGCGATTTCCGACTGGAAGGCCACCACCGCCGGCAGCCCCGATTTCGGCTACGACCTGTGCGTGCGCCGCTTCCGCCCCGATCTCTGCGAGGGGCTGGACCTGTCGTCCTGGACCGTCGCCTATAACGGCGCCGAGCCGGTCCGGGCCGAGACGCTGGAGCGTTTCGCCCGCACCTTCGCGCCCTATGGCTTTCGCGCCGAGGCCTTTTATCCCTGCTACGGCATGGCCGAGACCACGCTGATGATCTCGGGCGGCAGCCAGGGCATTGCACCGCCGGTCATCGATGTGGACGGCGGCGCGCTCGATCTGGGCCGGGTGGTGCCGCCGGTTCCGGACGCCATCATCCCGCCTCGCCGGCTGGTCGGCTGCGGCCGGCCCGGCGAAGGACTGGCGGTGGCGATCGCCGACCCGGAAACCGGCCGCCCGCTGCCCGAAGGCCGGATCGGCGAAATCCTGGTCACGGGCACGAGTCTGGCCCGCGGCTACTGGCAGCGCCCCGAGCTGACGGAAGACGTGTTCGGTGCCCGCCTGCCCGGCGACGATCGCCGCTGGCTGCGCACCGGCGATCTCGGCTGCCGGATCGACGGCGAGCTTTACGTCACCGGCCGGATCAAGGAGCTGATCATCATCCGCGGCCGCAACCACTATCCGCAGGACGTCGAAACCGCAATCACCGCCGCCTGCCCCGATCTTGCCGCCGGGGCCGCGGCTGCGGTCTCGGTCGACGGCCCCCATGGCGAGATGGTGGTGGCGATGATCGAGGCCGAGCGCGAACGCATGCGTCGGCTGGACGGGCCCGAGATCTTCGCCGATGCGGTGGAGGCGGTGGCAGCCGCCCTGGAACTGCGCCTGGACCGGCTGGTGATCCTGAGGCCGAACACCATCCTCAGAACCTCGTCGGGCAAGATCCGGCGCCGCGAGATGCGCGCCCGGCTGCTGGCCGGCATGCTCGATCCGCTCTGGGACAGCGCGGTACGCGAACCCGCCCGTCAGCCCGAAGCCGCGGAGGCATGA
- a CDS encoding ATP-binding protein: protein MADGDALDDAMEDSVQHADRLLRMAVNRIPEAVIIYDTDDRVAFVNQAYCDFFPYMPPVGQLMGQRFEDVIRHSMVAPGVVLDPLARTDPDAYIAKRRHRLHNPQPQPFEQLTAGRWHLVREVRVPGVGFFGLRSDITDIKQREIELKMARDHLARQTQQLAEAREVAVRAREIAIAARLEAERASAAKSEFLARVSHELRTPLNAILGFSEIIRDQLLGDRAPQRYAEYAADIHHAGSHLLKLIDDILDMAKIEAGRLDLLVDDVDLHGLLRELMHTCKPLARRNNNRFETQIPNDIGTLKGDVTRLRQVVLNLLSNACKFTRGGAVTLTARRISSVDGRSDLVEIVVTDTGIGMTEAQLARVFEDFIQADAAIARTYGGTGLGLPICRRLCLLMGGDIRLDSSPGTGTTARVTLPVSGPPGCIPV from the coding sequence ATGGCCGACGGAGACGCCCTGGACGACGCGATGGAAGACAGCGTGCAGCATGCCGACCGGCTGCTGCGTATGGCGGTCAACCGGATTCCGGAAGCCGTGATCATCTACGACACCGATGATCGCGTCGCCTTCGTCAATCAGGCCTATTGCGATTTCTTTCCCTATATGCCCCCGGTCGGGCAGCTGATGGGCCAGCGCTTCGAAGACGTCATCCGCCACAGCATGGTGGCCCCGGGTGTCGTGCTCGATCCGCTGGCCCGGACCGATCCGGATGCCTATATCGCCAAGCGCCGCCACCGGCTGCACAACCCGCAGCCCCAGCCCTTCGAGCAGCTGACGGCCGGCCGCTGGCATCTCGTGCGCGAGGTCAGGGTGCCCGGCGTCGGCTTCTTCGGCCTGCGCAGCGACATCACCGACATCAAGCAGCGCGAGATCGAGCTGAAGATGGCGCGCGATCATCTGGCCCGCCAGACCCAGCAGCTGGCGGAAGCGCGCGAGGTGGCGGTCCGCGCCCGCGAGATCGCGATCGCCGCCAGGCTGGAGGCAGAGCGGGCCAGCGCCGCCAAGTCCGAGTTCCTCGCCCGGGTCAGCCACGAGCTGCGCACGCCTTTGAATGCGATTCTGGGTTTCTCCGAAATCATCCGCGACCAGCTTCTCGGTGATCGGGCACCGCAGCGTTATGCCGAATATGCCGCCGACATCCATCACGCCGGCTCGCATCTGCTGAAGCTGATCGACGATATCCTCGACATGGCCAAGATCGAGGCCGGCCGGCTGGATCTGCTGGTCGACGACGTGGATCTCCACGGCCTGCTGCGCGAACTGATGCACACCTGCAAGCCGCTCGCCCGCCGGAACAACAACCGGTTCGAGACGCAGATCCCAAACGACATCGGCACGTTGAAAGGCGATGTCACACGGCTGCGACAGGTGGTGCTGAACCTTTTGTCCAATGCCTGCAAGTTCACCCGGGGGGGCGCGGTGACCCTGACCGCCCGGCGGATCAGCTCCGTCGACGGCCGCAGCGATCTGGTCGAGATCGTGGTCACCGACACCGGCATCGGCATGACCGAGGCACAGCTGGCCCGGGTGTTCGAGGATTTCATTCAGGCCGACGCCGCGATCGCCCGCACCTATGGCGGCACGGGGCTGGGGCTGCCGATCTGCCGGCGGCTCTGCCTGCTGATGGGCGGAGATATCCGCCTGGACAGCAGCCCCGGCACCGGCACCACTGCCCGGGTGACCCTGCCGGTCTCGGGCCCGCCCGGCTGCATCCCTGTCTGA
- a CDS encoding S49 family peptidase → MTDKPSRFRRLLRLLPVKRFRNPPPVVAVLRLEGMIMSGRSFQANLSHEAVKPLIERAFKLPEAKAVALVINSPGGSPAQSSLIWKHIRARAAEKKLPVIAFVEDVAASGGYWLAMAGDEIYVDETSMVGSIGVVSAGFGFDRAMARLGLDRRVYTMGNSKMRLDPFQPEKAEDIAWLGGIQEQVHQRFIEVVRERRGQRLEKAGDTPLFEGDVWVGARAVELGLADGLGDLRSVMRSRFGEEVRFAQIQERSGLFGRVRLGLQAERAGTAAVAGLVEQVEARALWSRYGL, encoded by the coding sequence TTGACCGACAAGCCCAGCCGCTTCCGCCGCCTGCTCCGCCTGCTGCCGGTGAAGCGGTTCCGCAATCCGCCGCCGGTCGTGGCCGTGCTGCGCCTTGAGGGCATGATCATGTCCGGCCGCAGCTTCCAGGCGAACCTGTCGCACGAGGCGGTGAAGCCGCTGATCGAGCGGGCTTTCAAGCTGCCCGAGGCAAAGGCGGTGGCGCTGGTCATCAACTCGCCTGGCGGTTCGCCGGCCCAGTCTTCGCTGATCTGGAAGCATATCCGGGCCCGTGCTGCCGAGAAGAAGCTGCCGGTGATCGCCTTCGTCGAGGACGTGGCGGCGAGCGGCGGCTACTGGCTGGCCATGGCCGGCGACGAGATCTATGTCGACGAGACCTCGATGGTGGGCTCGATCGGCGTCGTCTCGGCCGGCTTCGGCTTCGACCGCGCCATGGCGCGGCTCGGGCTCGACCGCCGCGTCTACACCATGGGCAATTCCAAGATGCGGCTCGATCCGTTCCAGCCCGAGAAGGCCGAGGATATCGCCTGGCTGGGTGGCATTCAGGAACAGGTGCATCAGCGTTTCATCGAAGTGGTGCGCGAGCGCCGGGGGCAACGGCTTGAGAAGGCGGGTGACACGCCGCTGTTCGAGGGTGACGTCTGGGTCGGCGCGCGGGCCGTGGAACTGGGGCTTGCCGACGGTCTGGGCGATCTGCGCAGCGTGATGCGCAGCCGCTTCGGCGAGGAGGTCCGTTTCGCGCAGATCCAGGAGCGCAGCGGCCTGTTCGGCCGGGTCAGGCTGGGGCTGCAGGCCGAGCGTGCCGGCACCGCCGCCGTCGCCGGACTGGTCGAGCAGGTCGAAGCCCGCGCGCTCTGGTCGCGCTACGGTCTCTGA